From the Telopea speciosissima isolate NSW1024214 ecotype Mountain lineage chromosome 9, Tspe_v1, whole genome shotgun sequence genome, the window GTCCGAAATTATCCTCAAACTAGCGACCTAGGTTCCACTTTCGAAATTCCTTGTTCTAGAGTAAAAATTCAGACTCTCCATTTAATTAACTCtggaggaaagaaagaacaCTAATGTCAAAGTTCATCAGCCGGCCTCAACATTCCAAGTTGGAAAGTGTCCCCAACCGTACTGCAGTTGCATCTGTCAGATTTAAAAATCAGATCCGATCCTGATTCCAGCCTATCCAGATCGCACCGATCCTTATACGGAAACTAGGGTTACAGATCAACACTGATTTGGGGCCGATCCAGATCGATCTGATAAGAGGATCAGAATCAGCCAGGACCGATCTGGATCCCAATTCCGTGtttttaaaccctaacctaTGGGGTTTTTTAAaccaaccaccaccacccctctttttttttttccttcccctcTAATACAACAATGACTTGTGACAATTTGGCTCTACCGCAATACCTGTGACAATTTTGTAGTCGAGGGTGGTTCAAAAATATACATATTGTATAACATATGATGAAGCAAGCTATTCCTAATGTTAAGTAGTTCTAAATTTGAAGGCATTTCAGTAGTAAAATCTTCACTAACTTCAGCAATGGTTCATACACATTCTGTAtaagtttcaaaataaaaacccaTAAAAAGTGGATACCTGACTAGATTCCAACTGATAATGCAAAATCCATCAAACTGCAATTACTATTTATAAGTACCACacagggaagaagaaacaaagcaGACCAACATGAATTTATCTATTTGACTTTGAAGTTGAATTTAATCATATTTTCTATTACTTTATATCAGTAAATGGATTGAATTCTTTAATTTCCActgtttgattttttctttttttgggttgaaatgtGGTTCGGTAATGAAATACCATTCACTGTTTTATATTGTCATCCTCATAATCTTGAATAAGGTAGCAAACAGTCTTGACCATGGGCTGCAGGtttatctttttttgggtaCTCTTTATGCAGTAGTAAAGCTTTGTGTTCAAATATGGgagtaaaactaaaaaaaaacctCTAATCAATTCTACCAGCCAAAAACTAGCCTCAACTGATACTGAAAATTCCCGTGGGTACACCGAACAGTAATTAGAGTGGAATCAAACAAGATCCcaaatcttcttttgattttcaaaagaatATTGTAAGGCTAGGAAGGACTCACAAACAGCcatctgaaaatgctgaaaTAGGAGAGCTAGAGTAATGAAAATTAGTCATTCATATTAATTCAAGACCCGTTTTCAGTCCCGCTTAATCCCTAACATCTTTGCAGAAAACTCCCATGCAACAATTGCAGCAGCATTTGCAGGAAATGCTCTTGCTAACGTGGGATTCAGACCAGCATAGCATCCTCTAAATCCTGCAATCCGGtatatctacaaaaagagaCATGTAAGCTTGTACAGATGAAAAATGGAACCCAATTGATGAAAAACTGAAACCAATATTATACTCTACGGTATGGTGAGTCAGAAAGCTACAGATGGCCAGAGGATGTACCGAGCTCAGTATCTGAAATGGGTTTCTACTAGCATCTGAAGAAGTCTGAATAACAGTTTTTGCCACATCTAATGGCAGAACAGTCGACCAGaactgccaaaaaaaaaaaaaaaagaacttttgaGATGCAGTTCTGTTTCTTTGATACATATGTTATGGTTGCCAAATACTTACAGCCACACCACCAAGCCCACCACTGATTATGCCAATCCCTATATCACTAAATGCATTTGGCAGGTCACTATGTCCAGATGAGATGGAATTTAATTGTGACCGCAAGTAGTAACGACTATACTCATAGGTGCAGAAGAAGGCCGAGTTCCCAATAGACTCTCGCAAGAAAGTTGCAAAACCTCCACGGAATAGACTCTTAATCTGAGATGGAATTGTATCAGTACAAAATAATTTCATTTACCATGTTCCCAGAGTAATGAGAGTTTATCTCACCCCTTCAGTCTTTACGGTTTTAACAGCACAATCAAGAGGACTACTGTATCTATCATATTTGGAAACTAAAGAGTCAGTCCCTTGAACTTGCATCCTACACTGAAACAGTTAAATGTTAAATGAGAAGTAAATGGAAATTAAAATACATGATCTTTTGAATTCACCTACTTTCACCAGCTCTGATGGACATAACACGAAACTGATTATAGCTCCAGCATAAGCTGCTGCAGGAATGATAACCTGGATCTGGGGCCTACTATTCCGCACTTCTCCCTTTGTAAGCAGCATAGAAAAAATGTATTATTAGTTAATAAGCTTTCGGTAGATGAAAGAAACCTCTGGAAGAAACATATCTGCCGAAGACAGTAAAATATACCAGCCAACAGTGCCAAACAAACCAGAAAATAGCATGTTTAATTCATTACAAAACCAGAAAATAGCAGGCTTAATTCATTTTCTGAATGCATAAAAACCTGAAGTGATTGTTTTGTTTGAGAATAAATGCCAAAATAAAGTGTGCCTTCAACTGCCATCCCAACAAATGAAGATGTTGCACCCCGGTAAAGACCTTTCACCTGTAAAGATGACTATCAATTCAGCTCTCCAGAATAAAAAGAACtacaataattttaaaaataaaataaaggggtCAAATCCCTAACTGCAATGCAAATTCGAAGCATTTTGTCAGGCTAAACATAAAATGCCACCTGAGTAATCGAGATCCACATTAGTTAAAGCATGAGAATGCAGTTCTAGAGAGATGAAAAAGTGGCTGGATTCTCTTATTTAATTACTACAATTATAATCACAAGGTGAGTAAACAGAAGCAAATAATTCAAAGCAATATGAGCAAATAGCTCCACTCTCAATCAAGACACTGGCCCACTTCTTTCAAATTGGTGTACTGGCTTTAATACAGCATACATGTATTGAattgaaaatcctaaacccatcTCTCAGAACCAATAGAATATGTGCTCTACTCGAGACCTCAGCCATAAATTAGTGATTTGTCATCTTGAAACACTGGCATAGAGGAGATATGTgttggtttttcttctttctttttgttttttttttttttttttttgtagaaaagcAAACATGAATTCATATTACTGCATGGAATCAGCAGTGCAATCCACATAGGAGATATGTAAGGTTAATTACCACCAGAAGTCGGATGTCACATAATTACAATTTTTTGTCAGTAAATAGTTGGATTTCAATTCATAAGCATAATAATCAAACAACCAAGGAAGGACAAGAAACTAATTCCTTCACAATTCTCAAAGCATAAGCAACAAATGAAAGCTTTTCAGCTAGGTTAATCTTTCATATATAGGAGTCATTACAAGTAGAATATCCACAAAACAGAGAATGCCCAATAAACATTTGAATCAGCCAAAACAGTTTTTAAAATGTGTGAGGCTCAAGCTTCAGGGTTAACCAGGTTCATGTCTTGGAAGCACGGGGAAGAATGACACACACGTCTCACATCATGAATCCTAGGGTGCATCTGCTTAACCAAGATAATGTTTCATCACcatattaaaacttaaaacatatCTTTAAGGTAAAATAATGTACACTCTCTCCTTGACAGCCTCTGACACACACTCTCCTCCCTGACCATGTGGCCTCCCCTGTATACGAATCATGAGACACTCCTTCCCATGCGCCCATTGGCTCGGTGTGGGAGATTCCAATACATGAGGCGTGTAGATCCCTCCCTCTTCTTGATTTTAGACTTGTTAAAGTAATATTATATACTGTGTATTTCCATCTCCTAGTTTTTCTTATGGAGATGAGTATTCCATAAATTTTACCTATTGTTTTATATGTTAGAAAAACCGTGCTAATGAAGCTTATGCCTGCATTTCAGGCAACTCAAAGGTCTCATAACAtgccctagtttttgaaaacaaTGGATGAGATTTTATACGTCCATCAGAGCAACCACCCTCATGCTTCGAGGATAGAGTTGCTGTAAAGTTACATAACTTGGACTTACAAGGTGTCAGACAAATTGAACTTACAAGTACAAAAACACACCTCTTTACAGCATATTTCACATATTATTGAACATTGTTACAAAATAATATAGTCATGTTCGGTATCCAGCAAATAAAAGGCACACTTTAATATGAATCCCTGTGATGTACCTGAAAAGTAGATAAATGGAATATAATTAATAGTTGCACATAAAAATAGGTAGACAAATTAAGATTTGTCTGACttctaaaaaaattatgatttgTCAAAACAGAAGGGTCAGAAGACTCAGAACATGTATGACACATGAGTACGTCTAGGTGCCTGTCAGTCATATTTCACACAATACCATGTCTCTGTCAGATATGTACATACAACCTCATCAATCAAGTAGGACATAACACCACAGACTTTTCTGGTGCAGAATCATTGCTTAGCTAGGACCATTATAATCATGTCTGCCAATGTTAAAACCAAATCCACTCCATACTGAAAGAATGCCATGCCCAGTTCATATAAGGCAACACTTATCACGAAAGGATAGGCTTGATGGAGAGGGGGAAggtagaaaaaaataaatgttttcTGAGATCAAGATTGGATTGTTTTTTATGGAAGTGGAGAAGTCTAATGATGGCCTACAATGTGCGTTATCTGCAGATAATACTCTCTCTGTGATACAGATCAGCAAGATAGGTACTTTAAAAAgtaccaaagaagaagaaacatgaaGGAAAAATATCTTCCCAACATTTACAGAACTTGCCTACATGATAAGATGAATACACTCCGTCAAGGTAGCTTATCTGTTGAGGCAAGTATTGAGCAGTTTGACACCCTGATTTCACGGACAGGAATCAACGAGGATGATACACAGCTCGTCTACCAATTCAAATCATGGTTTAATCCTGACATAGAAGGAGATCAATGTTCATAATATTTTTTTGCTGTGCAAGACTGTTACCAGATAGCATTAGGAGCTGAAAAGAATTTGCAGACTCCTGCTAGGAGATTTAACTCTCAAGCCATGAAGACCTGAACAGATCGTCCACAGAGTAACTATGCAGATAAAGGTAAGGCACCGATGAGAAGCAACAGCAACATAAAGTATTACAACTGTAATAAATTTGGGCACTTTGCTAAGTTTTGTCCCATGAAACAGAAGAGTACCAATGCTATAGTTTCCGCAGTTGAGGCAAATGACAACACCACTAACTATGATCCGTATCCACCTaaggaagatgatgaagagCTACACGATGATAATGAGGAGccatatgatgatgatatgGGTGAAGATACGGGTTGAAATCCACATGGTCAGTCGCATCCTAGTAGCACAGATAAAAGGTGAAGAATAGCAAGCAGGTGGAGAGAAAGAGGATAGCAAAAAACTACTAACTATCCCACAGAAAGAGTTCTTAGAGTCCAGCAAGGATATGGGACTCATATTGGCTCTTGTCACATGGGGAAGTGACCCCTTAGACTGAGGTTAAACTTTCCAAGCCAATACGAGATTTACTATCGGACTTTTCGGACTTGGTACCAGACAAGCTGCTACCTATGTGTGGTATCCAACACGCAATTGATTTAGTGCCTGGATCTGTGTTGACGAATCTGCCCATTTACAGATTGAGTCCTATAGAGCACGTGGAGTTGAAATAGCAAGTTGATGACTTACTAAAGAAAGGGTTTATCCATGAAAGCATGAACCCTTATACAGTACCATCCTTATACCAAAGAAAGATCATACGTGGCGTATGTAATGAGATGATGGTTAAGTATAGGTTTCCCATTCCATGTCTTGATAATATGTTAGATATGTTATCCAGTGCTAAAGTCTTCACCAAAATTGACTTTAAGAGCGGATGACATAAATCGGTATCTGTCCAGGAGATGAGTGGAAGGATGCATTCAAGACCAAGGAAAGACTGTATGAGTGGAAGGTCATGCCCTTCGATATCACTAACGCGCCGAGAAATTTCATGCACATTATGATTCAGGTATTGCGTCCCTTCATTGGTGAATTTCTTGTTGTTTACTTTGATGATATACTAATATACAGCAAGAGGAAGAACATCTTGAGCCTTTGAGGAGTGTAATGAGAGTACTTAAGAGTGGAGAAGTTATATTCAAATTTAAAGAAGTGCTCCTTCATGCTACCCAAGGTCATATTCCTCGGATTTATTGTATCTTTGAGATGAGTCGAAGATGATCCGGAAAAGATTACTATTGACGAGGATGAGTTTCTACACCATATTACTGAGGTCCATCCCGATGTTCATCGCCATATTGCTCTTAGCAATGATTCTTATAAAGCTTCAGCTGATTGTCATTTATGTTTTGTGGAGTTTCAATCTGGAGACATGGTGATGGCTCTCATTGCTCTTGAGAGATTTTCTCCTGGCATTAACAAGAAGCTTCACCCATGGAAAATGGGACCTTATGGGTCATTAAAAAGGTAGGAACAAATGTGTATGTGCTTGACTTGCCTGCTGACATAGCCATAAGCAACATCTTCAACGTGGTCAATCTTACGATTTATTTGGTTCACCACTCTGACAAGGGAGATACCGAGCATACTTTACAGATGCCCTAGTTTACTCCACCAGTTGAGGATGAGATAGGGAACATTGTGGACGACAGGTATACTGCCACTCAGAGAGGAGGTGGTTATTATTCCTTCCTTATCAAGTGGAAAGGACGTCCGACAAGTGACTGCACTTGGACACACGTCAACGACCTCAAGCGTCTCTGATGTTGGATCCAGGCATCCTTAAAGAAGGTTTCAGATTCCAACCCAACGTGCAGAATCGTAGGGCAAGAATAAAGACCAGAATAGGATAAACCAAATAGCAGCCAATCAGCAGATCAGATTAACCTTAAAGTTAAATTAAGTATAGGGATGTTATAGAGGAACAACTTCCCAAAAATCTCATAGCAATGTAATAGTTGGATTCAAAGATATGAACATAAGAATAAATATAGCaactaatttcagatttagaaactaGGTTTAACCTTCACAACCACACAGCAGAACATCATCATATTTGCATCGATGTATCATCCTTCAGGTAgaacataaaatatgaaaaacaaCTAAATCCAATGGCCAAATCGGTCAGTTTCAGCAACAACCTAGAATTAGTAACTAGGCAGCAGAAATAGTAACCACCAGCAGCTCTCTAATCATAGGTCAGATCAGGCTACAGTTAAGATCGATGGCAGCATGTTACCTATTGGAAACTCCAAAACTTCACAGAAATCTCATGGCCAGATGTTGAAATATCATCAACTCAAAGAAGCAGTCAAATAACAACAGAAACAGAGAACAGCATgtttttgattaataaaaacttcAGATGTAATAAAAATAGGTAGCACAGCAGTAACACCTCTTCAACAGTCTTCTAACAGTATTAAATCAAAGAGAA encodes:
- the LOC122639984 gene encoding mitochondrial arginine transporter BAC1 isoform X2, producing the protein MPQVKLQKHNTEAHGIKYKNALHCTSRILKNEGVKGLYRGATSSFVGMAVEGTLYFGIYSQTKQSLQGEVRNSRPQIQVIIPAAAYAGAIISFVLCPSELVKCRMQVQGTDSLVSKYDRYSSPLDCAVKTVKTEGIKSLFRGGFATFLRESIGNSAFFCTYEYSRYYLRSQLNSISSGHSDLPNAFSDIGIGIISGGLGGVAFWSTVLPLDVAKTVIQTSSDASRNPFQILSSIYRIAGFRGCYAGLNPTLARAFPANAAAIVAWEFSAKMLGIKRD
- the LOC122639984 gene encoding mitochondrial arginine transporter BAC1 isoform X1, producing MAEASAYKDYLAGLAAGIATVVVGHPFDTVKVKLQKHNTEAHGIKYKNALHCTSRILKNEGVKGLYRGATSSFVGMAVEGTLYFGIYSQTKQSLQGEVRNSRPQIQVIIPAAAYAGAIISFVLCPSELVKCRMQVQGTDSLVSKYDRYSSPLDCAVKTVKTEGIKSLFRGGFATFLRESIGNSAFFCTYEYSRYYLRSQLNSISSGHSDLPNAFSDIGIGIISGGLGGVAFWSTVLPLDVAKTVIQTSSDASRNPFQILSSIYRIAGFRGCYAGLNPTLARAFPANAAAIVAWEFSAKMLGIKRD